The following coding sequences are from one Molothrus aeneus isolate 106 chromosome Z, BPBGC_Maene_1.0, whole genome shotgun sequence window:
- the LOC136568996 gene encoding pikachurin-like, whose translation MPKQHASTITGYTVFYSEVEGDKAVKQLSHDVPLSLDMISMGQHEGQAIFDVVIGDLKPGTVHRVSIGAYSWAGKGRPSMPREVTTLPQDKCMPPAPPYQPQIVVVSDSEVALSWKPGVSEGSSPIQYYTVEFIRQVC comes from the exons ATGCCAAAGCAGCACGCCAGCACCATCACAGGGTACACG GTCTTTTACTCAGAAGTTGAAGGTGACAAAGCAGTTAAACAGCTCTCACACGATGTTCCCCTGAGTCTGGATATGATTAGCATG GGTCAACACGAAGGACAAGCAATTTTT GATGTTGTTATTGGCGACCTGAAGCCGGGCACTGTGCACCGCGTTAGCATTGGAGCgtacagctgggcagggaaaggaCGGCCCAGCatgcccagggaggtgacaaCCTTACCCCAAG ATAAGTGCATGCCTCCTGCGCCACCCTATCAGCCCCAGATCGTGGTGGTTTCTGATTCAGAAGTTGCGTTGTCCTGGAAGCCTGGAGTGAGTGAAGGAAGTTCTCCCATCCAGTACTACACGGTGGAGTTTATCAGGCAAGTTTGCTAG